One genomic region from Longimicrobiaceae bacterium encodes:
- a CDS encoding serpin family protein, translated as MKELPRPLTSAEAAVVSAGNGFAFDLLREVSRRKPGENVFVSPLSASLALGMTSNGARGRTRDEMVATLGFGALPQAEVNGAYRGLIDLLRGLDGRVQMHIANSVWYRQDYPFEQAFLADARRYYDAEVAALDFSSPSAARTINNWVSGATRGRITTIMEGARPDDVMHLVNALYFKGTWQTQFDRAKTTTEPFHAADGTARPVPMMRREGKIQYAAGPEYQAVELPYARGAFVMTLVLPAPGRSVDGLVASLDAAGWEALTGRLVETSGFTVGLPRFRLEHSHELNATLQALGMRAAFTPGGADFTGLSPLGRDLFITQVLQKTFVEVNEEGTEAAAATRVSIGPTSAPPSVVFNRPFVFAIRERFSGTILFVGKMAAPPAS; from the coding sequence ATGAAGGAGCTGCCGCGCCCGCTGACCTCCGCGGAGGCAGCGGTCGTCTCGGCCGGCAACGGCTTCGCCTTCGACCTGCTCCGGGAGGTCAGCCGCCGCAAGCCGGGGGAGAACGTCTTCGTCTCCCCGCTCAGCGCCTCCCTCGCGCTCGGGATGACGAGCAACGGGGCCCGCGGCCGGACGCGGGACGAGATGGTCGCCACGCTGGGCTTCGGCGCGCTCCCGCAGGCGGAGGTCAACGGTGCCTACCGGGGGCTGATCGACCTGCTGCGCGGGCTGGACGGCAGAGTCCAGATGCACATCGCCAACTCCGTCTGGTACCGGCAGGACTACCCCTTCGAGCAGGCGTTCCTCGCGGACGCCCGCCGCTACTACGACGCGGAGGTGGCGGCGCTGGACTTCTCCAGCCCCTCGGCGGCGCGGACGATCAACAACTGGGTGTCCGGCGCCACGCGCGGGCGGATCACCACCATCATGGAGGGCGCCCGCCCCGACGACGTGATGCACCTGGTGAACGCGCTGTACTTCAAGGGGACCTGGCAGACGCAGTTCGACCGGGCGAAGACCACGACCGAGCCGTTCCACGCGGCGGACGGGACCGCGCGCCCGGTGCCGATGATGCGGCGCGAAGGGAAGATCCAGTACGCCGCCGGGCCGGAGTACCAGGCGGTGGAGCTCCCCTACGCCCGGGGCGCCTTCGTGATGACGCTGGTGCTCCCGGCTCCCGGGCGCTCCGTGGACGGGCTCGTCGCCTCGCTCGACGCGGCGGGATGGGAAGCCCTCACCGGTCGGCTGGTGGAGACCTCCGGGTTCACCGTGGGGCTCCCCCGCTTCCGGCTGGAGCACTCGCACGAGCTGAACGCGACCCTCCAGGCGCTGGGGATGCGGGCCGCGTTCACCCCCGGCGGAGCGGACTTCACCGGGCTTTCGCCCCTCGGGCGTGACCTGTTCATCACCCAGGTGCTGCAGAAGACCTTCGTGGAGGTGAACGAGGAGGGGACGGAGGCCGCGGCCGCGACGCGCGTCTCGATCGGCCCCACCTCCGCGCCGCCCTCGGTGGTCTTCAACCGCCCCTTCGTGTTCGCCATCCGGGAGCGGTTCTCGGGAACGATCCTGTTCGT